A genomic stretch from Acidobacteriota bacterium includes:
- a CDS encoding aminopeptidase P family protein, translated as MDLEAIQAELRKANLDGWLFYDHHHRDPIAYHVLKIVAPMCTRRWYCLIPASGNPSRLTHRIERGNLDGVPGVLHLYSSWTEQRDCLRRMLEGKNRIAMQYSPMNDIPYVGLVDAGTVELVRSFGVEVVSSADLVQLFEARWSPAALASHLEAGKIVHAAIDGAFAAIKSAIQAGKTVTEYDVQQGILGVFAANGVETDEPPIVAVNANAANPHYGPTRDLAMPIRGGDFVVLDVWAKQSKPGAAYFDVTWTGFAGETVPERYTQIFNIVREARDAAVSLVKGAMQQGRLLYGYEVDDAARGVIERAGYGDKFIHRTGHSIGEDVHGNGANMDNLETHDSRQVLPGTCFSVEPGIYLDDFGVRSEVNVYVEEHDARVTGEVQQAIVPILGRER; from the coding sequence ATGGACCTGGAAGCCATTCAAGCCGAACTCCGCAAAGCTAATCTCGATGGCTGGCTCTTTTATGACCACCATCATCGTGATCCTATTGCCTATCATGTGCTGAAGATTGTCGCTCCGATGTGCACTCGCCGCTGGTACTGCCTGATTCCGGCGTCAGGCAACCCCTCCCGGCTTACTCATCGCATCGAACGCGGAAATCTCGACGGCGTTCCCGGCGTCCTGCATCTTTATTCTTCCTGGACCGAACAGCGAGATTGCCTGCGGCGGATGCTCGAAGGCAAAAATCGTATTGCCATGCAGTATTCGCCGATGAATGATATTCCTTATGTCGGCCTGGTGGACGCCGGGACGGTTGAGCTGGTCCGAAGTTTCGGGGTCGAAGTGGTCTCTTCGGCCGACCTTGTGCAATTGTTTGAGGCCCGCTGGTCTCCGGCCGCGCTGGCCTCTCACCTTGAGGCAGGTAAGATCGTCCATGCCGCAATCGACGGGGCTTTTGCGGCCATCAAGTCGGCTATCCAAGCGGGAAAGACCGTCACTGAGTACGACGTGCAACAGGGAATTTTGGGTGTTTTTGCGGCGAACGGCGTTGAGACGGACGAACCACCCATCGTGGCCGTCAACGCCAACGCCGCCAATCCCCACTACGGTCCCACCAGGGATTTGGCGATGCCCATTCGCGGAGGTGACTTTGTGGTGCTTGACGTTTGGGCAAAACAGTCAAAACCCGGTGCCGCCTACTTTGACGTCACTTGGACGGGTTTTGCGGGTGAAACCGTGCCCGAGCGCTACACGCAAATTTTCAACATCGTCCGCGAGGCGCGTGATGCCGCCGTCAGTCTCGTGAAAGGCGCCATGCAGCAGGGAAGACTGCTTTACGGGTACGAGGTTGACGACGCCGCGCGCGGTGTGATCGAACGGGCGGGCTATGGCGACAAGTTTATCCACCGCACCGGCCACTCCATCGGCGAAGATGTCCACGGCAATGGCGCCAATATGGATAATCTGGAGACCCACGACTCGCGCCAGGTACTGCCCGGCACGTGCTTCTCTGTCGAGCCTGGAATCTATCTTGATGATTTTGGCGTCCGCAGCGAAGTGAACGTCTACGTCGAAGAACACGACGCCCGTGTCACCGGCGAAGTCCAGCAGGCCATCGTTCCAATCCTGGGCCGGGAACGTTAG
- a CDS encoding Gfo/Idh/MocA family oxidoreductase: MDSKRISRRSFMGRAAGATGGMLAGRTIRLEASAPDTTPARPVPPSDTIRFGIIGVGMRGSGLLRDAISLPGVQCVAACELYTGRQELARQIVDKPIQVTGRYQELLENKDIDCIIAPMPDHWHQRIVLECCQAGKDVYVEKPMTHEVAQGFPMIEAAKKHNRIVQVGSQEPSSVIYQKARELLRQGAIGDVCLVESSLGRNSPCGAWNYTVPPDLSPKTVDWETWLGPAPRRPFSAQRFTRWRNWQDYGEGASGDLFIHSLTGIHYALDVTAPPKRAATMGGLFHWKEGRDVPDVITTLYEYPNFRATLRVTLNTSDDEIYRFMGTRGIMEIHGIENPSGFTIWPQDGKNDSPCTPAWPQPMSSTYAKRWHAEHDTQPGEAKPIEAAGYYAPPNYNDTREHLWNFFQSVRTRRPSVEDAEFGNNAAIACHMANYSYFNNALAVWNAEERKLTSA, translated from the coding sequence ATGGACAGCAAAAGGATCTCTCGACGCAGCTTTATGGGACGTGCCGCGGGAGCCACAGGGGGCATGCTGGCGGGACGGACCATTCGCCTGGAGGCATCGGCGCCAGACACAACACCGGCACGGCCAGTCCCTCCCAGCGACACGATACGCTTCGGCATCATCGGCGTTGGCATGCGCGGCTCGGGCCTTTTGCGCGACGCTATCTCGCTGCCTGGTGTTCAATGCGTCGCGGCGTGCGAGCTTTACACCGGCCGGCAGGAACTGGCCAGACAGATTGTCGACAAGCCCATCCAGGTGACAGGACGTTACCAGGAACTGCTCGAAAACAAGGACATCGATTGCATCATCGCTCCCATGCCCGACCACTGGCACCAACGCATTGTGCTGGAGTGTTGCCAGGCCGGAAAGGACGTTTATGTCGAGAAGCCGATGACACACGAAGTAGCACAGGGCTTTCCGATGATTGAGGCTGCTAAAAAGCACAACCGGATTGTGCAGGTCGGCAGCCAGGAACCAAGTTCCGTGATCTACCAGAAGGCCCGCGAACTGCTTCGTCAGGGCGCAATTGGCGACGTCTGCCTGGTGGAATCGTCGCTCGGACGCAACAGTCCTTGTGGAGCCTGGAACTACACTGTTCCACCAGACCTTTCTCCGAAGACCGTCGACTGGGAAACGTGGCTGGGCCCCGCTCCAAGGCGGCCCTTCTCGGCGCAGCGGTTTACGCGCTGGCGCAACTGGCAGGATTACGGTGAAGGCGCTTCCGGCGACCTGTTCATTCACTCACTCACAGGCATCCATTACGCGCTGGACGTAACCGCTCCTCCCAAACGAGCAGCCACTATGGGTGGCCTGTTCCACTGGAAGGAAGGCCGCGACGTTCCCGATGTCATCACCACTCTTTACGAATACCCTAATTTCCGAGCCACGCTCAGGGTGACGCTCAACACCAGCGACGACGAGATCTACCGCTTCATGGGCACACGCGGGATTATGGAAATCCACGGCATTGAGAATCCCAGCGGGTTCACCATCTGGCCACAGGACGGCAAGAACGACAGCCCTTGCACGCCCGCGTGGCCGCAGCCGATGTCAAGTACGTATGCGAAGAGGTGGCACGCCGAGCACGACACTCAGCCGGGCGAGGCCAAGCCTATTGAAGCCGCAGGATACTACGCTCCGCCCAACTACAATGACACGCGTGAGCACCTGTGGAATTTCTTCCAGTCTGTCAGGACTCGGCGGCCTTCGGTCGAAGACGCCGAGTTCGGCAACAACGCCGCCATCGCCTGCCACATGGCCAATTATTCCTACTTCAACAATGCTTTGGCCGTGTGGAATGCAGAAGAGCGCAAGCTCACTTCCGCGTGA
- a CDS encoding glycosyltransferase family 39 protein, translating into MNKITVNPRFAFSLGFIGTFSVVALAHYPLLRLPYFWDEAGYYVPAALDFFRHGLLVPQSTLATGHTPLISVCLALVWWLLGFSPLITRLAMVAFGAGTLVVLYALGRAVAGREIALWACILLALSPLFFAQSTLAFLDLPAAFTTTLAVWALLRRRMAWFAVAASLAVLTKETAVVIVPVAMFFIWRFRKDLGRSVWSWLAVPAVTLGAWAVYYHHHTGFWTGNAEYLQYNLYSTLEPARIAASLLRRLYQVFIAGFNWLLVGAGLLGYRRIKAGQQQNVAEGAAWNKERPARRRTEFIFLAAALAVAYLAMLSLVGGAVLARYLLPMIPCFYLALVMLVEALPRPVMRAAFVLVAAGFVAAWFINPNYPFAYENNLSYADFIQLHHQAAEWLSAQQGNPRILTAWPATDELRHPELGYVKKPLRVVGVPGFVPPNFRNVPGSSFDLVYLYSRKWDPPDNWLRKMPLLARAGGYMPPIRPAFLAFRYQLREVASFERRGQWVKIYAKSQVTTHNAHTNF; encoded by the coding sequence ATGAACAAGATTACAGTAAACCCCCGCTTCGCCTTTAGTCTGGGATTCATTGGAACTTTCAGCGTAGTAGCACTGGCACATTACCCGCTTCTGCGACTGCCTTATTTCTGGGACGAGGCCGGATACTACGTCCCGGCAGCGCTCGACTTCTTCCGGCACGGGCTCCTTGTTCCACAGAGCACGCTGGCGACAGGGCACACGCCGCTGATTTCCGTCTGTCTTGCTTTGGTATGGTGGCTGCTGGGATTTTCTCCATTGATCACACGGCTCGCGATGGTAGCGTTTGGGGCTGGAACGCTTGTCGTGCTCTACGCGCTGGGCCGCGCTGTCGCTGGCCGCGAAATTGCGCTCTGGGCCTGCATCCTGTTGGCGCTATCGCCTCTTTTTTTTGCGCAAAGTACGCTGGCCTTTCTGGACCTTCCAGCAGCTTTTACCACTACCTTGGCTGTGTGGGCGCTGCTTCGCCGCCGCATGGCGTGGTTTGCGGTAGCGGCGTCGCTTGCAGTTCTGACCAAGGAAACCGCTGTCGTCATCGTTCCGGTGGCAATGTTTTTCATCTGGCGATTCCGAAAGGATCTGGGCAGGAGCGTCTGGTCGTGGCTGGCGGTGCCGGCTGTTACGCTGGGCGCCTGGGCTGTTTACTACCATCACCACACGGGCTTCTGGACAGGCAACGCGGAGTATCTCCAGTACAACCTCTATTCTACCCTCGAACCCGCCAGGATCGCAGCCAGCCTTCTGCGCCGCCTCTACCAGGTCTTCATTGCAGGATTCAATTGGTTGCTTGTTGGCGCAGGGCTGCTGGGTTACCGACGGATCAAGGCCGGCCAACAACAGAACGTCGCAGAGGGCGCCGCGTGGAACAAGGAACGCCCTGCAAGACGTCGTACGGAATTCATCTTTCTTGCTGCAGCCCTGGCGGTAGCTTATCTTGCCATGCTGAGCCTTGTGGGCGGCGCGGTTCTGGCACGTTATCTACTTCCTATGATTCCCTGCTTCTATCTTGCACTTGTAATGCTCGTGGAAGCATTGCCACGCCCAGTGATGCGCGCCGCATTTGTCCTTGTTGCGGCGGGATTTGTGGCGGCGTGGTTCATCAACCCAAACTATCCGTTCGCGTATGAAAACAATCTCTCTTATGCGGACTTCATCCAATTGCACCACCAGGCGGCGGAATGGCTTTCAGCGCAGCAGGGTAACCCGCGGATTCTCACAGCGTGGCCCGCCACCGATGAACTGCGACATCCTGAATTGGGATACGTAAAAAAACCGTTGCGCGTGGTCGGTGTTCCGGGGTTTGTGCCTCCCAACTTCAGGAATGTTCCCGGCAGCTCGTTCGATCTGGTTTATCTCTATTCGCGCAAATGGGACCCGCCGGACAACTGGCTTCGCAAGATGCCGCTGCTCGCGCGGGCAGGTGGATACATGCCACCCATCCGTCCGGCCTTTCTGGCCTTTCGATACCAGTTGCGCGAAGTCGCTTCCTTCGAGCGGCGCGGGCAGTGGGTCAAAATTTATGCAAAGAGCCAGGTTACGACCCATAACGCCCATACAAATTTCTAA
- a CDS encoding NrdH-redoxin produces the protein MQMEVRMIRIYTRSWCEDSSAAKEFLKDRNLRFDEIDIEKNPEALEFVMRANEGKERTPTFDVGGRVFHCSPFDVQKLIRELGLEK, from the coding sequence ATGCAGATGGAGGTCAGAATGATTCGGATTTATACAAGGAGTTGGTGTGAAGATTCCTCCGCAGCAAAGGAGTTCCTAAAGGACCGCAACCTACGCTTCGACGAGATCGACATCGAGAAAAATCCTGAGGCTCTCGAATTTGTTATGCGGGCAAACGAAGGCAAGGAACGAACTCCTACTTTCGATGTTGGCGGGCGCGTTTTCCATTGCTCGCCGTTTGATGTTCAGAAACTGATTCGTGAATTAGGCTTGGAGAAGTAA
- a CDS encoding aldo/keto reductase has translation MRYRKFGRAGWMVSEMGYGMWGMAGWTGSDDEESLKSLQCAVDLGCNFFDTAWAYGDGRSEQLLGRIIRANPGKKLYTATKIPPKNLQWPSRREYTLDDCFPPDHIEEYVHSSLKNAGLESFDLIQFHTWEDSWVGDTRWSKKMDDLRRQGLVHAVGISINRWEPWNGVRAVRSGLIDAVQVIYNIFDQNPEDELFPACRKMDVAVIARVPFDEGTLTGTLTLDTRWPKGDWRGTYFVSENLKSSVEHADALKPLVPVGMTMPEMALRFILGNASVSTIIPGMRKLHHVKTNIAASDSGSLPPKLQAELIKHRWVRQVTDWSQ, from the coding sequence ATGAGATACCGAAAGTTTGGACGGGCAGGCTGGATGGTGAGCGAGATGGGATACGGCATGTGGGGCATGGCAGGCTGGACGGGTTCAGACGATGAAGAATCGCTCAAATCTCTTCAGTGTGCGGTGGACTTGGGCTGCAACTTTTTTGACACGGCCTGGGCCTATGGCGATGGCCGCAGCGAACAATTGCTGGGCAGGATCATCCGGGCAAATCCAGGCAAGAAGCTTTATACAGCAACAAAGATACCGCCGAAGAACCTGCAGTGGCCGAGCCGGAGGGAATACACCCTGGACGACTGCTTCCCCCCCGACCATATTGAGGAATACGTCCATAGCAGCTTGAAGAATGCCGGGCTTGAAAGTTTTGACCTCATTCAATTCCATACATGGGAGGATTCCTGGGTGGGAGACACCCGATGGTCCAAAAAGATGGACGATCTGCGCAGGCAGGGATTAGTCCACGCCGTAGGGATCAGCATCAATCGCTGGGAGCCGTGGAACGGTGTACGCGCTGTAAGGAGCGGCCTGATTGATGCTGTGCAGGTCATCTACAACATCTTCGATCAGAACCCCGAGGATGAGCTTTTCCCGGCCTGCCGGAAGATGGACGTTGCTGTCATAGCGCGGGTCCCGTTTGATGAAGGCACGCTGACCGGCACCCTGACGCTCGATACCAGATGGCCCAAAGGCGACTGGCGCGGAACGTATTTCGTATCGGAGAACCTGAAGAGCAGCGTGGAGCATGCCGACGCGCTCAAGCCGCTGGTGCCCGTGGGTATGACAATGCCGGAAATGGCGCTGCGGTTTATCCTGGGCAATGCCTCAGTCAGCACCATTATTCCGGGAATGCGGAAGCTTCACCACGTCAAGACGAATATTGCTGCCAGTGATAGCGGATCACTCCCGCCGAAACTCCAGGCAGAACTGATCAAGCATCGCTGGGTGCGGCAGGTTACCGACTGGTCACAGTAA
- a CDS encoding YcxB family protein, with the protein MLTIKIHYSLTVEDYLEYQELYLTRIAGFWQKYHYRIFVIFGIIVFVAGINWIFFEHRHTYRGWVSILGGMYLVFVGVWGRWKWRRWFRKNAHLYQNLEGEITDEDLTVRSRTEDTRAKWGHYSGFAESRNLIILLDPQGNWLILPMRAFEPADLESFLKLLHTKLDISPAGTNRPSEASG; encoded by the coding sequence TTGCTGACGATAAAGATTCATTACAGCCTTACCGTGGAGGACTACCTCGAGTATCAGGAATTGTATCTCACAAGAATTGCAGGATTCTGGCAGAAATATCACTACAGGATTTTTGTGATTTTCGGAATTATTGTGTTTGTCGCGGGCATCAATTGGATTTTTTTCGAGCACCGCCACACATATCGTGGATGGGTTTCCATTCTCGGCGGCATGTACCTGGTGTTTGTCGGAGTGTGGGGCAGATGGAAGTGGAGGCGGTGGTTTCGTAAAAATGCGCATCTATATCAGAACCTCGAAGGCGAGATTACAGATGAGGACCTGACGGTGCGGAGCAGAACCGAAGATACTCGAGCAAAATGGGGACATTATTCAGGTTTTGCTGAATCTCGAAACCTGATTATCTTGCTGGATCCACAAGGGAATTGGCTGATCCTGCCAATGCGGGCTTTCGAGCCAGCCGATCTGGAATCCTTCTTGAAATTGCTTCACACGAAGCTGGACATTTCGCCGGCAGGGACAAATCGGCCATCGGAGGCATCAGGCTGA
- a CDS encoding MOSC domain-containing protein gives MKILSVNVGLPRKVFSDHHDVTTGIYKSPVHGRVKTTVLNIEGDRQADLSAHGGPNKAVSAYPSEHYEYWRRELPGVKMPWGTFGENLTLTGLLEDNAHIGDRFRMGTVILMVTQPRLPCYKLGIKFGRDDMPERFLSSKRTGFYFAVVEEGELGKGDNLAPIHQDVNGISVKDILHLLYDHEPQDPELFKKALNVEALSPNWRKRLLMSLDHRKEDELPS, from the coding sequence ATGAAGATCCTATCGGTTAATGTCGGCCTTCCACGTAAGGTGTTTTCGGATCACCATGATGTTACGACGGGGATCTACAAATCTCCCGTCCATGGGCGAGTCAAAACGACCGTGCTTAACATCGAAGGCGACCGCCAGGCGGACCTTTCGGCGCATGGTGGACCCAATAAAGCTGTTTCCGCGTATCCCTCCGAGCATTACGAATATTGGAGGCGAGAGCTTCCCGGTGTAAAAATGCCGTGGGGCACGTTTGGAGAAAATCTGACCCTAACAGGCTTATTGGAGGATAACGCACATATTGGCGACCGCTTCCGTATGGGAACGGTCATTCTAATGGTCACCCAGCCACGCCTGCCGTGTTACAAGCTCGGAATCAAGTTCGGGCGAGACGACATGCCGGAACGATTCCTTTCGAGCAAGCGTACCGGTTTTTATTTCGCGGTTGTCGAAGAAGGCGAACTCGGCAAAGGCGATAATCTTGCACCGATCCATCAGGATGTTAACGGGATCAGTGTCAAGGATATACTTCACCTGCTCTACGATCATGAGCCTCAGGACCCGGAGCTTTTCAAGAAGGCATTGAATGTCGAGGCATTGTCACCAAACTGGCGAAAGCGACTGCTTATGAGTCTCGATCACCGAAAGGAAGATGAACTTCCTTCGTAG
- a CDS encoding MFS transporter, with the protein MAKIKGTPIRALLAATVGFFVGFAAVALFGPAASRFQEVMHLSPLMVGFLVAAPSLSGSLLRIPFSAWVDTTGGRKPFIVLLVLSVIGMSGLLLVIFIFYPDHLTASLYPILLILGVLSGCGIATFSVGISQVSYWFPQERQGRALAIFAGVGNLAPGIFSILLPAALVALSLAGSYLAWLAFLSVGTLFYVGYGRNAWYFQFRGEGMDPDTARGVAAARGQALFPAGGLKESLRVSARVWRTWALVWLYFTTFGGFIALTAWLPTYWHSYYGVSIIAAGGLTALYSILASSIRIAGGVLSDHLREGGENTAILALLIMLVGAIVMTGTTQFELAIPGEILLAIGMGVCNAAVFKLVPQAVPHAVGGAAGWVGGLGALGGFVIPPVMGFAVHNLGTRGYPIGFVVFVFLALFSLSMVWILKYAQEIPPVPSSLLKPEASRHT; encoded by the coding sequence TTGGCAAAAATTAAAGGAACACCCATCCGGGCCCTATTGGCAGCAACAGTGGGATTCTTTGTGGGCTTTGCTGCCGTGGCATTGTTTGGCCCCGCGGCCAGCCGCTTCCAGGAAGTGATGCACTTGAGTCCACTAATGGTGGGATTTCTTGTCGCTGCCCCATCGTTGTCAGGTTCGTTGCTCCGAATTCCGTTTTCAGCCTGGGTCGACACCACGGGTGGGCGAAAGCCATTCATAGTGCTCTTAGTTCTTTCTGTTATCGGAATGTCCGGTTTGCTGTTGGTGATTTTCATTTTTTATCCCGATCATCTGACCGCCAGTTTATATCCCATACTGCTAATTCTTGGCGTGCTCTCTGGATGCGGCATCGCGACCTTCTCTGTTGGTATCAGCCAGGTCTCCTACTGGTTTCCTCAGGAGCGGCAAGGAAGGGCCCTCGCCATATTTGCCGGTGTCGGTAACCTTGCGCCTGGCATCTTCTCGATCCTTCTTCCGGCGGCGCTGGTGGCCCTCAGCCTGGCCGGTTCCTACCTGGCTTGGCTGGCCTTTCTGTCCGTGGGAACACTATTTTATGTTGGCTATGGGCGGAACGCCTGGTATTTCCAATTCCGCGGCGAGGGAATGGATCCTGATACAGCCCGAGGCGTGGCTGCTGCACGCGGCCAAGCCCTCTTTCCTGCGGGCGGGCTGAAGGAAAGTCTGCGCGTTTCTGCCCGAGTGTGGAGAACATGGGCGCTGGTCTGGCTCTACTTCACAACATTCGGTGGTTTTATCGCCCTGACCGCCTGGCTGCCTACCTACTGGCACTCCTACTACGGCGTAAGCATTATTGCCGCAGGCGGCCTCACCGCGCTCTACTCGATTCTAGCCTCTTCGATTCGCATCGCGGGAGGTGTGCTATCAGATCATCTTCGTGAGGGCGGAGAAAACACCGCCATTCTTGCTCTGCTGATCATGCTGGTGGGTGCGATCGTCATGACAGGGACTACCCAGTTTGAGCTCGCAATCCCGGGTGAAATTCTGTTGGCCATCGGCATGGGAGTCTGCAACGCAGCCGTATTCAAGCTTGTTCCTCAGGCGGTGCCGCACGCCGTGGGCGGTGCGGCTGGATGGGTTGGCGGCCTTGGGGCGCTGGGTGGATTTGTGATCCCGCCGGTGATGGGGTTTGCAGTTCACAACCTTGGCACGCGTGGCTATCCAATCGGTTTTGTAGTTTTCGTCTTTCTGGCGCTGTTCTCTCTTTCAATGGTATGGATTCTCAAATATGCGCAGGAAATTCCGCCAGTACCATCGTCGCTGCTAAAGCCGGAAGCCAGCAGACACACTTAG
- the narI gene encoding respiratory nitrate reductase subunit gamma yields MISQYLEPILFGVLPYAVFLNFFVFTIHRYRSETFTYSSLSSQFLENRKHFWGLAPFHFGIVAILTGHLVAFLIPGEILLWNSRPLRLYALEITGLSFALLATLGLLGAVRRRLIDSKVSSVTTGVDWLVDILLLFQLVSGIYIAVFHAWGSSWFAASLAPYLWSLLKFNPNISFLATMPLVVKFHIINFYLLIGVFPFTRLVHILVAPNPYFWRKPQLVRWYRKVAPLAGE; encoded by the coding sequence ATGATTAGCCAATATCTGGAACCGATATTGTTTGGTGTGCTGCCCTACGCGGTTTTTCTCAACTTTTTTGTCTTTACCATCCATCGCTACCGTTCGGAGACTTTTACCTATTCAAGCCTCTCCTCGCAGTTTCTCGAAAACCGCAAGCACTTCTGGGGGCTAGCGCCCTTTCACTTCGGCATTGTCGCGATCCTGACAGGGCACCTTGTCGCCTTCCTGATCCCCGGAGAAATCCTGTTGTGGAATAGTCGTCCGCTGCGGTTGTATGCGTTGGAAATCACCGGCCTCAGTTTTGCTTTGCTGGCGACGCTGGGACTGCTGGGTGCTGTGAGGAGAAGGCTGATCGATTCCAAGGTCTCTAGCGTAACGACAGGAGTGGACTGGCTGGTAGATATTCTCCTCTTATTCCAGCTCGTCAGCGGGATTTATATTGCCGTCTTTCATGCCTGGGGCTCTTCATGGTTTGCGGCTTCACTAGCGCCCTACCTGTGGTCGCTTTTAAAATTTAATCCGAACATCAGTTTCCTCGCAACGATGCCCCTGGTCGTCAAATTTCATATCATCAATTTCTATCTGTTAATTGGAGTTTTCCCCTTTACACGCCTGGTTCATATCCTTGTAGCTCCCAATCCATACTTCTGGCGAAAACCGCAGCTGGTGCGTTGGTACCGGAAAGTGGCACCGCTGGCCGGGGAATAA
- the narJ gene encoding nitrate reductase molybdenum cofactor assembly chaperone — protein sequence MQVSTRTNCFCILEQFSEILSYPRDDYLQRVDACRSLTGEIDREAAKDLRDFSACVCDLTIEGVQEVYVQTFDLNPICALEVGWQLYGDNYERGNFLVNMRQELKRCGVPENSELPDHISHVLPLLARMNGATAGSLARESVIPALSKMLAAIAGKDSPYEKVLKALSRVLESVWRDSAQEASHD from the coding sequence ATGCAGGTCAGCACGAGAACGAACTGCTTCTGCATCCTGGAACAATTCAGCGAAATTCTAAGCTACCCCCGCGACGACTATCTGCAACGAGTTGATGCATGCCGGAGTCTCACAGGGGAAATCGATCGAGAGGCGGCTAAGGACCTTCGTGATTTCAGCGCCTGCGTTTGCGACCTGACGATCGAAGGGGTGCAGGAAGTCTATGTCCAGACTTTTGACCTCAATCCCATCTGTGCGCTGGAAGTCGGCTGGCAGCTTTACGGCGACAACTATGAACGCGGAAACTTTCTGGTGAACATGCGCCAGGAACTCAAGCGCTGCGGAGTTCCGGAGAACAGTGAACTCCCTGACCACATCAGCCACGTACTTCCTCTGCTTGCCCGCATGAATGGCGCGACAGCCGGGAGCCTTGCCAGGGAAAGCGTGATTCCGGCATTGAGCAAGATGCTGGCAGCTATTGCGGGCAAGGATAGTCCCTATGAAAAAGTGCTGAAGGCGCTCAGCCGTGTTCTTGAATCAGTGTGGAGAGATTCAGCGCAAGAGGCAAGTCATGATTAG
- the narH gene encoding nitrate reductase subunit beta — MDVRMQIAMVFHLDKCIGCHTCSIACKNIWTDRKGAEYMWWNNVETKPGTGYPTRWEDQENYHGGWEVKDGKLRLKSTGKLRTVFNIYHNPSMPTMDDYYEPWTYDYQTLFNAPQGDDQPTARPLSMVTGKPMDIEAGPNWDDDLGGSPIYAEHDLNLKGLTPDQQAQLSAVERLVYFYFPRICNHCLNPSCVAACPSGALYKRGEDGIVLLDQKRCRGWRACVAACPYKKVYFNWSTGKSEKCILCFPRLETGQAPACFHSCVGRIRYLGAILYDAERIEETARRPNEELVEAHRSLILDPHDPVVIDAARRNGIHDSVIDSAQRSPVYKFVKTWKIALPPHIEYRTLPMLFYVPPMSPVMANQNGNTISHAADGLFHDIDQCRLPLKFLANLFGAGNEEMVRYALRKQKAVRWYRRALTVGDVTMELAGRMLKEADSSVEEAEAIYQLTSLCTFEDRFVIPPMHREEALQMLEDPLVNKQSSGFGFVAGPRRGM; from the coding sequence ATGGATGTTCGAATGCAAATCGCTATGGTCTTCCACCTGGATAAGTGCATCGGCTGCCACACGTGCAGCATCGCCTGCAAGAACATCTGGACAGATCGCAAGGGCGCCGAATACATGTGGTGGAACAACGTGGAAACCAAGCCCGGCACCGGCTACCCGACACGTTGGGAAGACCAGGAAAACTATCACGGCGGCTGGGAAGTAAAGGATGGCAAGCTAAGGTTGAAGTCCACTGGCAAGCTCCGGACAGTCTTCAATATCTATCACAACCCCAGCATGCCGACCATGGACGACTATTACGAGCCGTGGACTTACGATTATCAGACGCTGTTCAACGCTCCCCAGGGTGACGACCAGCCGACAGCACGGCCGCTTTCCATGGTGACGGGAAAGCCCATGGACATCGAAGCGGGGCCGAATTGGGACGACGATCTCGGTGGCTCGCCCATATACGCCGAGCATGATCTCAATCTCAAGGGCCTCACCCCAGACCAGCAGGCTCAGCTTTCCGCCGTGGAGCGGCTCGTGTACTTCTATTTCCCCCGCATCTGCAATCACTGCCTGAATCCATCCTGCGTGGCTGCGTGCCCTTCGGGCGCACTTTACAAGCGGGGCGAGGATGGCATTGTGTTGCTCGATCAGAAGCGGTGCCGCGGCTGGCGTGCCTGCGTGGCAGCATGCCCGTACAAGAAAGTCTATTTCAACTGGTCCACCGGCAAATCGGAAAAATGCATTCTTTGTTTTCCGCGTCTTGAAACAGGCCAGGCGCCGGCCTGTTTCCATTCGTGTGTAGGACGCATCCGCTATTTGGGCGCAATCCTTTACGACGCCGAGCGAATTGAGGAAACCGCGCGGCGCCCAAATGAGGAACTGGTGGAAGCTCATCGATCGCTGATCCTCGACCCGCATGACCCTGTGGTGATCGATGCGGCGCGCAGGAATGGAATTCACGATTCCGTCATTGATTCGGCCCAGCGGTCACCCGTCTACAAATTTGTGAAGACATGGAAAATCGCCCTCCCGCCGCACATCGAGTATCGCACGCTGCCCATGCTGTTCTATGTCCCGCCCATGTCGCCTGTGATGGCAAACCAGAACGGCAACACCATTTCTCATGCGGCGGACGGCCTGTTCCATGACATTGATCAATGCCGTCTGCCGCTTAAGTTCCTGGCCAACCTGTTTGGCGCCGGAAACGAAGAGATGGTGCGTTACGCACTTCGCAAGCAGAAGGCCGTGCGGTGGTACCGCCGCGCGCTCACCGTGGGTGATGTAACAATGGAGCTTGCCGGGCGAATGCTAAAGGAAGCAGACAGTTCCGTCGAGGAAGCAGAAGCAATCTACCAGCTCACTTCGCTCTGTACCTTTGAGGACCGGTTCGTTATTCCTCCCATGCACCGCGAAGAAGCTCTCCAGATGTTGGAAGACCCGCTGGTTAACAAACAGAGTTCCGGCTTTGGGTTCGTTGCCGGGCCCAGGAGGGGAATGTAA